A window of the Trichoderma asperellum chromosome 6, complete sequence genome harbors these coding sequences:
- a CDS encoding uncharacterized protein (EggNog:ENOG41~MEROPS:MER0114503), giving the protein MSGYPGQGYHGAGHHGGGGGYPYDNNNNNNNNNNNNYPPQPGYGGGGYGGQGGYNSAPPQQGYGAPQGGYGGYHAPPPQPGYGSPAPGGYGAPQHGGYGSYQQPPPQHGGYGPPQGGYNGGHLNQYPGSHHPPPGLDPHGNPLIPPTASHARAGAPPPSNPVPFGHGAPSGYTFQYSNCTGRRKALLIGINYFGSKAELKGCINDVHNVSSFLIEKYNYRREDMVILTDDQNEPRKRPTKANIQDAMGWLVRDAQPNDSLFLHYSGHGGQTEDLDGDEDDGFDEVIYPVDFQQAGHLVDDEIHFRVVKPLQAGVRLTAIFDSCHSATVMDLPYVYSTKGVLKEPNLAKEAGQGLLGAITSYASGDIAGVASSIMGFAKQAFSGDEAYKKTVATRTSSADVVMWSGSKDDQTSADAFVGTEATGAMSWAFITALKANPKQSYVELLNSIREILETKYTQKPQLSCSHPLDTNLMFVM; this is encoded by the exons ATGTCCGGATACCCTGGCCAAGGCTACCACGGCGCGGGCCATcacggcggcggtggtggctaCCCAtacgacaacaacaacaacaacaacaacaacaacaacaacaactatCCTCCACAGCCCGGctatggcggcggcggttaTGGTGGACAGGGAGGCTACAACTCTGCTCCCCCCCAGCAAGGATACGGCGCTCCCCAGGGCGGCTATGGAGGTTATCACGCACCTCCCCCGCAGCCTGGATACGGCTCGCCTGCTCCCGGCGGTTACGGCGCTCCTCAACACGGTGGTTACGGCTCTTACCAACAGCCTCCGCCGCAGCATGGAGGATATGGGCCGCCGCAGGGCGGATACAACGGCGGTCATCTCAATCAATATCCCGGTTCGCATCACCCACCTCCAGGCCTCGATCCTCACGGCAATCCTCTCATCCCTCCGACCGCTTCGCACGCGAGAGCCGGCGCGCCACCACCTTCCAATCCTGTTCCGTTTGGCCATGGTGCGCCGTCCGGCTATACGTTCCAATATTCGAACTGTACGGGAAGGCGAAAGGCACTGCTGATTGGAATCAATTACTTCGGCAGCAAAGCTGAACTGAAGGGATGCATCAACGACGTTCACAACGTGTCGTCCTTCCTGATCGAAAAGTACAACTATAGGCGCGAGGACATGGTTATTCTGACCGATGACCAAAACGAGCCCAGAAAGCGGCCAACAAAGGCAAACATCCAAGACGCTATGGGCTGGCTTGTCAGAGACGCCCAACCCAATGACTCCCTATTCCTTCACTACTCTG GCCACGGTGGCCAAACCGAAGATCTAGAcggtgatgaggatgacggcTTCGACGAAGTCATATACCCCGTCGACTTTCAGCAAGCTGGACATTTGGTAGATGATGAGATTCACTTCCGTGTCGTTAAGCCCTTGCAGGCGGGAGTTCGCCTTACAGCCATTTTCGACTCATGTCACTCAGCAACCGTCATGGATTTACCTTATGTGTACTCTACAAAAGGTGTTCTCAAGGAGCCCAACTTGGCCAAGGAAGCCGGCCAAGGTCTCTTGGGTGCCATAACCTCGTATGCTTCAGGTGATATAGCCGGTGtcgccagcagcatcatgggTTTCGCGAAGCAGGCCTTCAGCGGGGATGAAGCTTACAAGAAGACGGTGGCTACGCGGACCTCATCAGCAGATGTCGTTATGTGGTCCGGTAGCAAGGATGATCAGACATC CGCTGACGCCTTTGTCGGAACCGAAGCCACCGGCGCCATGTCATGGGCTTTCATTACCGCCCTGAAAGCCAATCCCAAACAGAGCTACGTCGAGCTGCTCAACAGTATCCGAGAAATTCTCGAGACCAAGTATACTCAAAAGCCACAGCTGTCTTGCAGCCATCCTCTAG ATACCAATCTGATGTTTGTCATGTAA